In Mesotoga infera, a single window of DNA contains:
- a CDS encoding trigger factor: MEKNFVKKEENVETFLFSFGSEEVRKAEMDVGRYVNQQYTIPGFRKGKVPLNIVRNFLAESFEEMVLEVLSDRIEEELKEEKILIPAVITDQKMEGEGARIEVKLHRDPEVKILDYENLDLKVPKKDEVVLNYVNNRLEELRNEHAIVEPKEGPVRNGDIVKIEYTIIKDGKKIAENKVQELTIAPEDDRPIVKNVIGKAKGDVVEFDRTFEDSDNEYFYSVKILDVLSKSPLDLDDEFAKTVNAEANSLEELKRIVEKEGVESFLNWQKDFLRQQAMDKINDLVEIEISDSTLDYFVQRTIENSKKEKSYDNYLKQAGSEEKLLENFRSGVFDEIKKSRFIDEIASKEGFKAEQEEIEAYAEEMAPYWGISADRAREMVASREDIKEDIISTIIRNKVLDSVIERAAISEMEPSTEKEEKDGESSSGEDSSQQ, encoded by the coding sequence GTGGAGAAAAACTTTGTGAAGAAAGAAGAGAATGTTGAAACCTTTCTTTTTTCCTTTGGTTCGGAAGAGGTTAGGAAGGCAGAAATGGACGTTGGAAGATACGTGAATCAGCAGTACACAATACCGGGCTTCAGGAAGGGAAAGGTGCCTCTGAACATAGTGAGAAACTTCCTTGCAGAGAGCTTTGAAGAGATGGTTCTTGAAGTCCTCTCAGATAGAATCGAGGAAGAACTGAAGGAAGAGAAAATCCTAATCCCAGCAGTTATTACTGATCAGAAGATGGAGGGAGAAGGTGCAAGAATCGAAGTGAAGCTTCACAGAGATCCGGAAGTCAAGATTCTCGACTATGAAAACCTTGATCTCAAAGTCCCAAAGAAGGATGAAGTAGTACTCAATTATGTGAACAATAGGCTGGAAGAACTTAGAAACGAACACGCTATAGTGGAGCCAAAAGAGGGGCCGGTTAGAAATGGCGACATAGTCAAGATAGAATACACAATAATTAAAGACGGCAAGAAAATTGCTGAAAACAAAGTTCAGGAGCTGACAATTGCTCCCGAAGACGACAGGCCGATTGTCAAAAATGTGATTGGTAAGGCAAAGGGTGACGTGGTTGAATTTGACAGAACATTCGAAGACTCTGACAATGAATACTTCTATTCGGTTAAAATATTGGATGTTCTCAGCAAGAGTCCATTAGATCTTGACGATGAATTCGCGAAGACTGTGAACGCCGAGGCCAACTCTCTCGAAGAGCTCAAACGGATTGTCGAGAAGGAGGGAGTGGAGTCCTTCTTGAACTGGCAGAAGGACTTTTTGAGACAGCAGGCTATGGACAAGATCAACGATCTGGTTGAAATAGAAATCTCTGACTCAACGCTCGATTATTTCGTTCAGAGGACTATAGAAAACTCGAAGAAAGAGAAGAGCTATGATAACTACTTGAAACAGGCCGGAAGCGAAGAAAAGCTTCTAGAAAACTTCAGAAGTGGTGTCTTTGATGAGATAAAGAAATCAAGATTCATTGACGAAATCGCTTCGAAGGAAGGCTTCAAAGCCGAACAAGAGGAAATTGAAGCTTATGCGGAGGAAATGGCACCGTACTGGGGCATATCTGCCGACAGAGCAAGAGAGATGGTTGCTTCTCGTGAAGACATCAAGGAAGACATCATTTCAACCATAATTAGAAATAAAGTTCTTGATTCAGTAATTGAGCGCGCTGCAATCAGTGAAATGGAACCATCAACTGAAAAAGAAGAGAAAGATGGTGAAAGCAGTTCCGGAGAGGATTCTTCTCAGCAATAG